GAAGTCCCTCGCCCAGATGTTAGAGAAAGCTGGGTTCAAAGTGACCGTGGTCAACCGTTACCTGGATCCTTCGAAAGACGATTTCAAAGATATCCCTGCCGATGTTGCTTTTGGGGGCAAAATTGAATCTTTATGGGTTGAGGCCAAAAGTGGCGTAGCTACCACAGATACCAATGCCCGGATGAGTATTCGGCTCAACTGGGGTCTGGTTAAAGAAAGGACCTGGGTCAGCAAAACTATTGAAGGAAGCGCCCAGGAATCTGACCGTCCTTTTTACCAACCCAAGCACGCGGAGGCCTTGATCAACGAAGTTTTCAAGGATGGCTTCGATAAAATGCTTAAAGACGAGACCCTGCTCAAGGAAAAACTCTTAAAAACGAGATAACGTAATCGTTTCTTTTCTGTGAACCCGTAAAAGCCAAGGCCAGGATAATTTCTGGTCTTGGCTTTTCAATTCCATTCCCGCGCCTCCGGTCCCGCCTCCGGCGGGGCTCAATTTCACCCTCAGGAAAATCGGCCTGGTTTTGGGCCGCAACCTGCAACCGGCCCGGCTCCCGATTCCTTAAGGCCTCCACAAGAGAAAGAAGAAATCATTCGCTGGATACGGGAATCCCCACACTTGGGACAAAGGATCTTCTGCTCCTTCTCCGCAACCCCGTGAATCATCTCAAAATGATGAGAACATTTTGAACACTGATATTCGTAAATGGGCACGCCCAGCACCTCCTTTCAAAAAACGTAAGTTGAGAGTTGTGAGTTGTTTATTTTAAGGCCTTATCCTAAGGTCATCATCAACCCAATTATCGCACCGAGACCTGTGCTCAAATA
This genomic interval from Deltaproteobacteria bacterium contains the following:
- a CDS encoding zinc ribbon domain-containing protein — protein: MPIYEYQCSKCSHHFEMIHGVAEKEQKILCPKCGDSRIQRMISSFSCGGLKESGAGPVAGCGPKPGRFS